The genome window AAGAAGTATCAGAGGTCTGTTAGCAGTTTAGAATGAGGCTCCGTATCGGGCTATAGTGCAAGTGTGCTATTGCCAAACGTGGAGCTTCCCTTTAGAGCCAGACATCCGATCAGCGTGTGCAGGCCAAGCTATTTCGGGGTGGGCTGCTATCGCTGGGTCGTGCCTGGTTGCCGGCATGGGCAAACTGCGGACCTGCTTCTAGCGCCTCATAGACATCAATCGAACACTGCTGTTCTTGGCGTGCTACATCATCTGCGTACAGCGGCTTCCAGGTTTTTTAGCCACTCTAGTGTCCGGGATTGAGGGACCCGCATCTAATTTCGCAAGGTCCTTGGAGTGCAGGGTAGACACCTGCATTTCCGCGCATTGACAGGCAATCGCCAGCGCACAAGACTGGTTCGGCAAACAACTCGGCACGATTGGATTGAGCGTTGACGACGCAGCGCTTTATTAAGATGCTGCGCAAACTAGCGACGCGGTACCGTTCGTTAAAATTATTCGTCGGCCCGCTCCTATCGCCGAATCTTTCTTCGGCTTGATCACGAGGAGTTTTGATAATGCACATGCGTCGATATGCTGCCTGCGTTGCGCTGCTTCGGGCGCCATTTATACACGGCGACATTGCTAAAGTCGCTCCGACGCACCTTTTCCCAATAGGCAGTCAGGCTTATACTCCAAAAGGAAATATAAACGAAAATTGGAATAGTAAAAATTAAAGCGCCCCAGAAATTAAGGAAAAATCAGCCGTCCTTAAAAAATAAAAATCTAAAAAAAATCATGAAACCGGGCGTAAATTAGAGGCGTAGACTTCACTCAATCTTGGCTCATAGCCTCTGGAACGATCGCAATATACTGAGGCACGGGCTAATTTATTAGGCAGAGCATGAGTATTCATCTTCCAAAATTCTTCAGCAGGGACGTCGGCGAAAAAATACTTTCCAGTCTGGAAAATTGGAAGGACAGTGAAAGTTTGCATGATCCTTTAGTCTGGCGTAAGACTATTCCAGAACTCGCCTCATTGGACTACAAGAGCAACCTGCCAGAACAACTGGGCCCATTAAATACCCGTGAACTGATGGAAGCCTTTAAATTCTTTGGGCGCATCAGCCTTGATCTGCGAGACGTTCCAGGTCTAGGACATGGAAGAGTATTTCTCGCATCAAAGAAGCAAAACAGATTTAGGCTCCAACTCGAAGAAATATCTACTGGAAGGAGTTTTGCTGCAATCTGTATAACTGAGGAAGGTGGTGGCTCTGATCTGCATGCCATAAAAACAACTGCGTCACGTACTGCCGACGGCTACGAACTGAATGGGCAGAAAAAATATGTCGCTCGCCTCCGGCAGTCAGATGTTTTTATAGTATTTGCTAATGTGAAAGGCGTCGATCAAGGCCTGACCGCTTTCATGATAGAGGAATCAAATCCTGGGGTCAGGGTGGCAGACATCGAAGCCATGGGTCTTCGCGGTATATCTTGGGGACAGCTCGATCTAGATAGGGTACGAGTACCGGCTAAAAACCGAATAGGAGGAGAAGGACAAGGGTTTAGCATCTTCTCCACACATTTTTCGTTCTGGCGCTGCGCAATGGCTGCAGCAGCAATAGGTGCCGCGGAAAAAGCGTTAGATAAAGCAAAAGAGAGATTGCGAACGCGCTCCGCGTTTTCCGGGCCAATTGGAAGGTTTACCCATTTGCAACAAGATTTTGCAAAACATGCATCGCGACTGCATATGGCTTGGCTGCTAACCCAGAATACGGCGCGTCGCATCGAACTCAAGCAGTATAGCTATGTAGATGCGGCAATGGCTAAAGCAGAGAGCGTAGAAGCCTCCCTCGCAGCCGTCCAATGGAGCATGCTTGTGCATGGCGCATATGGATATTCTGCTGACGCTCACCTAGAAAAATCACTACGAGACTTACTTGGGCTGCGGATTGCAGATGGCACTACCGATGTTCTTCGGGGACAAGTCGCAAGAGGAATCTTGGGCGAAGAATTATATTCTTTGTCTATCGGGCGAGACGTTAATTTATTTTCACCAGCACGGGAGCGGCAACTATGGTAATGGATACTTTAAGTTATGAGAAAGCTGTCCAGCATGGCTTACTGCTAGCTGCAGAAGGAGCTTTAATATCTTCTGATGTGAGAATCGTCCCCAATGAAGACGATGGAGTTAATAGTGGGCCTATCATGATAGGGCGAGGAGCAAAAATAAGATCAGGGGCGCTATTGTGCTCGGGTGCTTGCATAGGAGAAAATTCCATCATCGGGCACAACGTCGTTATTCGCGCCCGAGTCAAAATAGGCGCTAATAGCGTGATTTCACATTTTGTGTGCCTAGAGCGAGACGCCACGATCGGGGACAGCGTCAGAATCTCGGCGCTCACACATATTACCGGGAATTGCTTGATTGGAGATAACGTGCAAATTGGTGCAAGAGTGGTAACAGTCAACGATAACGAAATGCGATGGCGCGTTGGAGAAGTATTGCGGGCACCTAAAATACTATCGGGAGCAAGAGTTGGAAGCGGGACAACTCTGTTAGGTAACGTTACGATTGGCGAAAACGCCTTTATCGGTGCAGGCTCAGTTGTTACGCGAGATATCCCGCCTGGAACGCTTGCCTATGGAAATCCAGCATACGTCCAGGGTGATCGTCCCCGGGGGGATTGGATCGCGGGCGCAAGTAAATCAATTCCAGAAGATAAAAGGGATTTCTAATCATGACAACGATTGGAGTTTTTGCAAACATTTTAAATGAGCGGCAGGAAGTTCTCTGTGTTCAGAGGAACTACCCGCCATATGGCTGGACCGTCCCAGGAGGCACGCTTGAAGATGGAGAGTCACCCGAAGACGGGGTTATCAGGGAGGTTTTCGAGGAGACGGGTTACCGAGTTGTCGTTGAAAATCTTGTGGGCATCTATTCAGCGCCCTTCAAGTCGGATCTTGTTATTTATTTCATGTGCCAGATAGTTGCTAGAGAAGCCTGGCAACCGAATTCGGAAATTGCTGCAGTCGATTTCTTTTCGGTAGAGAATCTCCCCTCCCCCATGAAAAACAATACACGGATCAGAATACTAGATGCCCACGCCGGAAGAACTGGCGTGTGGAAGACCTTCTCTAAAGAAGAGCATTCTTGATCATGAAAAATTATTCAGGGAGAAGCGTCGTCTGCTTCGATATTGGCAATGTCCTAGTTGAGTTGGGGCCACCAATTGAATCATGGCTTGAACCGAGCGACGCCTCGAAGTTTAAGGCACTTCTTCATGATTACAGTATCGGCAACGTAGGCTCGAGTTCTTTTTTCCAGAATCTAAATGCGATCAGCAGGCATCAAATTAACGAAATTCCTGTCGAGAACTGGTTCACAGAAAAGAGATTGGTCGGCCCTTTTGCCGGGGCGGCAAAACTGTTATCGAAATTGGCCGACCAAAAGGTAGAAATCTATCTTTTCTCCAACACAAACGAAACTCACTGGAATCATGTAAAAACTTATTTGCTTGCTCATGACCGTGCTTTTTTATCTTTTTTGATGAAGAAGAAGAAACCAGATGCTGAAGCTTTTAAGCATGTGGAGCGCTCAATACGCGCATACGGGAAGGACATTATTTTCTTTGATGATTCACCGGCCAATATCGAAGTGGCTAATCGCATTGGGTGGAATGGGTATTTGGCGGTCGGAAAAAACCCCATTGAAGGGGTTAAAAAAATCCTCAAAGAGCTTCATCGAATGGATGTTTAATTTCGTAATTCTACATCCTGTTATGCGTCAAAGTAATTTTTATATATAAATGAGCGCATTGTGAACGCTGGAGCATTGGCTCACAAGAGATTTTTAGCCATGTCGGCAATTCTTCTAGGGGTTGCTGTGGCCATTCTTGATGCATCGATGGTCAATACGGCGCTGCCTCGGATTGCTGCTCAATTGGGAATTCCGAGTGCAGATTCAATTTTTGTTGTTAGCGCCTACCAAGTTTCCATGGTGGCTTCGCTTCTGCTTTTTTCGGCACTCGGTGACATTTTTGGTTATAAAGTTATTTATATAATAGGAACGATTGCATTCTCGATCTCGGCATTGGCCTGTTCCGCTGTTTTTTCTTTTGATTACCTTGTATTGATTCGGGCAATTCAAGGACTGGGAGGTGGTGCGATGGCAGGGGTTAATATTGCCATTATGAGAGGGATGTATCCAGCTCACCTCTTCGGCAGGGCGGTCGGAACAAGCGCACTGGTGGTGGCCCTATCATTCTGTGCTGGCCCGTTGATTTCTTCATTGATTCTGTCTTATGGCTCTTGGTCGCTGATTTTCGTCTTGAATTTTTTAATTGGAGCGACTGCCTGCTTGCTTGCGACCATTTTTCTGCCAAGCCGTCCGCATAAAAATTTGAGTTGCGTTCCTTGGATGGATTTATTGGTCATCATGGCAGGGCTCTTTCTCATTGCTTTCTCGGTTTCCGCGCTGGGAGTAAGTCGCTACGGAAAGACCAGATTCATAATTAGCGCAACGACTTGCTGCCTTGGTATCGGAATTATCCTGTGGAATCCAGGTTCTTTTAAAAAATTTCTCCCTAATCCCTATAGCAAAAAAATATTTATTGTGGCGTCATTTATAACGCTGCTTGCATATATGGCCCAGGGGGCCACGCTGATCTCATTGCCCTTCTTTTTCTCCGCGGCAAGCGTTGGAAGGTTGTCTGGGACGGTCTCTGCAATGGTTTTTTGGTCTTTGTTTTCTGGTTTTTTTTCATACTTCTCGGGGCGCGCTTCGGATGTATTGAATTCGGCTCATTTGCTAGTGATGGGTTTGTTTATTATGTCTATCGGGATAGCGTTTCTGGCTGCTGTGGGTGCGATACAACCTATGTGGCTTGCGTCGTTATGTGCAGCTATGGCAGGAGCCGGCTTTGGTATATTTCAAACGCCTAACCTAAAACTGCTGCTGAGCTACAGTTCCGCGCAAGAAAGCGGAAGATCCAACGGCGTTCTAGCTACCGTCAGGTTGCTAGGCCAAATGATTGGTGGCGTCATCGCAGCCGCTTTCCTGAGTCTTAACTCCCAGCAAGGGGCTCGCTGGGCCCTGATCGCAAGTTCCTTGTGCGCATTTCTTGCCTGTGGCCTCGCCAATTTACAGAGGGAAACCAAACCGTAGGCGCATGGGCTTAGAGTGGCTAGCAAAACCCTGGAAGCCGCTGAGCGCAGATGACGCTGCACGCCAAGGGAATGATGCCATTGCGGTCGACGATCGGATGCCGCTTGCCGCCGAGCTTACCGCGATCGGTCGGATTAGGGCCGACGCCTCCTGAGCCTTCGGAACCTACATTTCTCTGCCCAGAAAGTCTTCAGCTTTAGCGGAGTCATCGTCGCAGCGTCGACCGCTTCGCCGAAAATCTGCGCGTGAAGCGCCGCGTAGAGATTGAGGTTGGCTTAAGGCTGGCAGGACAAGAAATATCAGCTTGGTGCTCTCAGTCTTCGCGGTGGCCACAGTCGTGGCTTGCGCGGCATGCTCATGCGGGACACGTCACTGCGTAGAACACCCCTCTGGCGTCGGATTGGGAGCGACACGCACCCGTCTCAAACAATCCATAGCACATCACTGCTGGATACTATCTCGATATATCAGGATGCCAAAACAGAATGAGATGCTTGGGTTTTTTTCCATCCAACGGGCATTGAACTGTCGCTGTTCCATCCTGCGTGCATAGTGAAACCATGGGTGTATCAGACCATATCGAATCGGCCTTGATGGATTTGACGTCCCCCATAACGTTGGAACCGTGACCTCTGATATCGAGCGTGTTGTTTCTCGTTGGTCGAGGGCTGGCTAAGTCTTGTCCGTCCACCCGGTAGGCATAACGACACAACGGCCCTTGGTGGGGCAACAACGCGAGCCGATGTCCAGAAGGATGTCCATAGGGCAGCCGCGTGACGGTTTCCAGCATGTATGCGGGATTGCAGAGATTGCATTTGCGATGTCTTTCCGCAGCCATGTCTATTGAATAGGGGTCACGCCAACAAACGCCACTGAGCGTTCAGGAGTGACCACCATGTTGCAAACACCGGTACTGCAACCGAACGAGCGCCGCATCCTGCGGCTCAGTGAAGTCGAAGCGAAGTCTGGTTTCAAGCGCGCTCACATCTACAACCTGATGAAAAAGCGTCAGTTCCCACAGGCGCGGCGCCTCGGCGTACGGGCTGTGGGCTGGGATTCGGTCGAGATCGATCAGTGGATCGCCGAACGCCTCAATAACCGAACCTGATCCTCTCTCCTCCTCGGATTTTCCCATCCTTTAGACGGAGAGCACCATGCAGGTTGTATCCATCATCTCGACCAAGGGCGGCGTTGGCAAAACGACCACGGCCGCCAATCTCGGCGGGCTCGCCGCAGACGCGGGACTGCGCGTGTTGCTGCTCGACCTCGACGTGCAGCCCACGCTTTCCTCTTATTATGAACTGGCCCACCGCGCACCCTGCGGCATCTATGAGTTGCTGGCCTTCAATGAACGCGACCTCGGCCGACTCGTGTCCCGCACCATCATCGCAGGTCTGGACTTGGTGCTCTCGAATGACCATCGAGGTGAACTGAACACCTTGCTCTTGCATGCTCCAGATGGACGCCTGCGGCTGCGCCACATGCTGCCGGCGCTGGCACCACTTTATGACCTGGTGCTGATCGATACGCAGGGCGCGCGTTCGGTGCTGCTGGAGATGGCAGTGTTGGCCTCCAACCTAGCACTGTCGCCCGTCACTCCGGAAATCCTTGCGGCCCGTGAGTTGCGGCGTGGCACCATGCAGTTGCTGGAGGACATCGCTCCGTATCGACACCTCGGCATCGAACCGCCTCCGCTGCACCTGCTTATCAATCGAGTCCATTCCGTATCCATCAACGCGCGGCTGATCCAACAGGCGCTGCGCGACCTGTTTCAAAACCATGCTGGCATTCGCGTGCTGGGTACCAACGTGCCAGCCATTGAAGCCTATCCCCGCGCCGCTACCCGTGGTCTGCCGGTGCATCGCGTCGAGCATCGCCAGCCACCGGGCAGAATTGCGCCCGCCGCGCTCGACACCATGCGCACGCTCGCCGGGGAGCTGTTCCCTGAGTGGCAAGACAAATTTATCCAAGTCTCCGGCCGTCCAGCGCGTCCTCTTGAAACTGGGAGGCCCCATGGCGAACGTACATGAACTGGCCCGTGGCCATAAGCGCCTGCGCGCTCTGATCGAGTTTGCTACGAGCGAAGGCTGGCACGTCAAGCGTACACCTGGCGGACACCTCAAGTTCACCAAGGCCGGCTGCGCTGCCATCTACACCAGCTCAACCGCAAGCGACCATCGGGCGCCCCTCAACGCCCGTGCGCAAATCCGCCGTGCCGAGCGCGAGGCCCGCATGATAAGGGCCGCTAACGCCGAGGGACGAGGCGATGGCTGAGATATCCTCCCAGGACATGGCCGGCAAGCTGCTTGCAGCCGGGTTCGAGCGCTGCGGTCCATCGGTCACGGCCTTGAGCGACCCGATTGCCGATACACCGATGGTCGTGACGCTGGACCAGCTGCGGCCCTACGACCACGACCCGCGAATGAAGCGCAACCCAGCCTATGAAGAAATCAAGGCGTCCATCCGCGAACGCGGCCTGGATGCAGCACCTGCTATCACGCGCCGTCCGGGCGACGAGCACTACATCATTCGTAATGGTGGCAACACGCGGCTCGCGATCCTACGTGAACTCTGGACAGAGACGAAGGACGAGCGCTTCTTCCGTATTTCGTGCCTTTTCCGGCCCTGGCCTGCGCGCGGAGAAATCGTCGCGCTGACCGGACACCTCGCCGAGAATGAGCTGCGCGGCGGCCTCACGTTCATCGAGCGCGCCTTGGGCGTCGAAAAAGCCCGCGAGTTCTATGAAGAGGAAAGCGGCGCCACGCTGAGCCAGTCCGAACTAGCCCGCCGCCTCGCTGCCGACGGCTATCCCGTACAGCAGTCGCACATAAGCCGCATGGCCGATGCAGTGCGCTACCTACTACCTGCGATTCCGACCGTGCTCTATGGAGGCTTGGGCCGTCATCAGGTCGAGCGGCTTTCGGTCATGCGCAAGGCCTGCGAGCGCACCTGGCAGTATTACGCCAAAAGTCGCTCCCTTCCATTGAACTTCGACAATTTCTTTCAGGAGGTGCTGTCGCAGTTCGACATCCAGGCGGACGAATTTGCTCCTCAGCGGGTGCAGGACGAACTGATCGGCCAGATGTCAGAGCTGCTGGGCGTCAATTACGATGTGCTGGCCTTGGACCTGAATGAATCCGAGAGCCGCCACCGTGCGCTGGTTAGCCAACCGACGCCGCCGTCGGCACCGCCCGCATTGCCTGAGCCTGGAGCCATCGCGCGACCGCCTGTCGAACCGGCGCCGTCCACCGATACTCCTTCGCCACCTACAACGCGGTCAGCGGGCGACCCCATCACGTGCGAAAATGATACGGACGCTGGCAAAGCATCCGCCGGAAACCCTGCAGCAGCAGCTGGAGAGCTGCTGCAAGACCATATCGTCTCGCCGGCACCAACGACAGAGCGGCTCCAGTCCATCCAACGGATGATCGCGGAGCAGTTGGGCGATGCGGTACCGCCGGACTTCTCAGCCAACGTATTGCAGTCCATCCCAGTACAGGCCGGTGGCCTCTATCCCATCTCCGACGTCTGGTACATCGAACCCGGCCTGGACGCGCCAGACCGGCTACGCATCCATATCGCGCAGTTCGCGCGCGAGATCGCCGGCGAGGCGGACTTGGACGAGTTCATCGAGGACCGTCCCGACGGCATCGGGTTCGCATGTCGCGCCCAGGCACCCTGGCAGCTTGAACATGCCGTGCTGGCGTTGCTGGGATCTCTAGCCGGTCAGCAGCCGGCCGATGCCGGCCCCAACGAGCAACTCGTCACCGATCTGCCGACACTGCTACACGGTCAAGGCGACTTCACCAGGCGATTGAGCGATACCGCGCTGGTCAAGCTGTTCCGGTTGCTGCGGTTGGCCCGACGCCTGCTGGATCTGGAAGCCGGTGCCACGGCTCCCGATTCTTGAACGAGGAAGACCAGCATGTCTGCACCCCACCCCCTCAACCAAGCTGTCATCGCCCAGGCACTCTACGACCTGCGCAATGGGCAACTGCGTCGTTGCAAATCCATGGGATTCGGTGAGGAAGAGCTGGATGCGCTCAAGCACCCGGTGCTGATAAGCGTACTGGCAAACGCCAGCGTCTCGTGGTGTTCCGTGACGGTCAACCGCGAAGTGCTCCTTCGGCTGCTCAAGCAGGCGAAGGACGTGGAGAAGGAAATCGCCACGGTTGATCGCATGCTCAGGCTGGCAGCAAGTACGGAGATGGTGAGCCGCTTCTACGGTCTGACCCACCAGGAGGTCGCCCTTCGCCGCGAAGTCCTCGGCCTGCCCAAACGCAAGGGGCGCCATGCCGTTTTAGACGAAGCCCAGGACACGGAGCTGTGGCGGCAGTGGAAGGCCGTGACCAGCAGCAGACACGTCGATATGGAGGACGAGTCCTCGATTCTCGATGCGGCCATGGACTTGGCAGAAGCCATGTCACTGCCGCTTTCGGTGGTGTGGGCCACGATCAAAAACTGGATCGACCAAGGATTGGGATGACCTATGGCCGTGGATGACGCAACGTCGCGAGCACCACGCAAAGGCCCCGTAGCACTCGCCGATTTGTTCGACAGCGCGCTGAAAGACCTTACGCCTAAAATCAGCGAGCCCGCGTCTGCGCGTACGTCCGGAGACGGTTTCCTGTTCAGCGGCAATCGGCATGAGAGCGTACCGCGGCGGCTGTTCCTCGATCGACGTCTGACGCCACTGGAGCGCAATGCATGGCAAGTGTTCCGGATGATGCTCAACGAGGATGGCGTCACCGCGTTCCCGACATACGAGCAACTTCGACCATGGCTAGCGTCAACGCCCTGCGCAGGACAAGCCTCCCACGAAACCGTGGCCCGCGCCTTGACGCTATTGCGCCTGACACGCTGGTTGAGTCTGGTGCGCAGACGCCGCGACCCTAAGACCGGACGCATCCTCGGCAACCTGTATGTGCTGCACGATGAGCCCTTGACTCCGTTCGAGGCGATACAGCTTGACGCCGACTATCTGGAGCTGGTCAGCCAATCACTGAGCCATTCTGCAAAGGCTGTGCAAATGGTTGGACTCAACACGCTTAAGGAAATCGCGGAAGACCCGCTGCTGTCAGGCCGCACGTTGCCATCGCGCCTGCAGGTGCTTGCCGAACGCCTGGCTCAACAAGGCATAGCTGTATGCGAGAGTTATCCACAAGAAGACGCCACCCACGATTCCGAAGAAGGGGCTTCAAGCCTTCTTCGGAATGGCGAACACCATTCTTCGGAATCCGAAGCGGGGCTGAATTCCAGGCACGACGGCACTCTTCGGAATCCGAAGCAGGACCGTACTGTACGTAGTAAAAGTAATAATAAAATACGTACTACCGCGCATGAGGGTGAGCGTGTGCGAGGGACGCCGGATGTTCGCATGCCTGATCGCTTCCTCGCGCTGAAGGAAGAGCAGCAGGCGGGCGCATTGGTTGCGTTACAGCAGGTCGATGCGTCACTGCGGCAAGCCGTGCTGGATGAATGGGCGGACCGCTGTCGAGGCTCGACCATTCGCAATCCAGCGGGATATTTGTTCGGCATCATCCAGCGCGCCATCCGGGGTGAGTTCAATGCGTGGGCCAAGCAAGCCGAGATGGCATCACTGGCTCCTCCTCCTGCGTGCAATGAGCCACCAGTGGCACCGCGCAATGTGGTTCCGACCGAGGTAGCCCGGCAGAACATCGAACAGCTACGCGACCTTCTGCGCAAGGCCTGACTTGTCGGACCGACAGATCATGAAGCAGATGCCTGTGGCTGTCAGTAGCGCTATCCCCTGGGGATAGCCGCTTGGATGTGCAAGACGCCAAGCAGATATGGGGCAGGCATCGAGATGCCATGCACTGGATCATATGTGCGCGGCCTGTCCTTGGCGAACAGCGCTCCTTGGCGCGCCATGGAGCTATCCCCTGGGGATAATTGGCCATTCCAAAGGGCAGCACAACAGGCAGGCACAGCGCCGCCATCGGAGGTCACGCACGGATCGCGCGTATCCGTGCAGCCTCGGCGAGCAGCATCCAGTGGCGCTTAATGGATCTATCCCCTGGGGATAGCTCGCGTCGCTCGTAGCGGCCACTCCCTAAACCGGGGCTTGGCCGATTTCGGTTTGTTGACTGACGGCCTTCCGCCGCATGCCAATGCTGGCTGCTCCTTTTCCAAAGCGAGCGGACACACCATGGCAACCAATGAACCTTTGCAATTGAATCTCGGCTCGCTGCGCAGCGCGATGTCGCTGACGCTGCATACCCATCACGCATCCCGCATTTGGCATGGCCGCGCTGCCGCCGAGGGGCGACCGGGCATCGTCGGCCTGAACGGCTACATCGCCGTGATGAACAAGATGAAGCGCGGCTCGGAGCAGGACGACCCATACAGCGATTGGTGGATGTTGCGCATCGAGGAAAAACTCGACCAGACCAAAACCACGCTGCAATCGCTGCGCGAACAGGTGGACCAGGCATTGGCGGGCGTCCCCGCCGCATTGAGCCTGGGCGAGAACCTCAACGTGCAGCCGGTTAAATTGCCCCTCTTCGTCAACGCCCAGCTCGGCTTTGCTGCGGTCTATCTCCTGGCCGACTATGACGACATCGCCCGCAAGCTGATCCTTGCCCATCACACCGCACTCATCGACCGCAGCACGCTGGAGCGCTGGCTCAACGAGGGTGCGCATGCGCTGCGCAGCCTGTTCAGCCTGGCACAGCAATACCGCTACTCGGGCTGCACTCGGGACGATTTCGCGGCCAAGAATGCGGCGGCGCGGGTCGCGCTGGAAAAATTCGGCGAGCTGCCGCAAGACGTACTAGAAGGCACACGACGCTCGAAGTTTTCGCCGCCCATCGTGCGCCGCGGGCTCCAACAGCGCGGTGATAGCGCTGCCGCAGCCGCACCTCCCACCGACGAAAGCACTGCCGCCGATCCGGCCGAGGCCAGCACCGTCGAGGACGAACAGGCATGAGCGACACGAACCGCGAACCGCGCTACTTCCGTGGTCTGGAACAGCCAGCCTTCATGCGGCTGGAACACGCGGCCTCTCTAAAAGGCCTTTTAAAGCCTTTTAAAGGTAAAGGGGACTTCGAGACCTGGGCCAGTCAGTGCTTCGCGATGCGCGACGAGGTGATTGCCCTGGCGCAGCGACAGGTGCTGCCACAGGCGTGCGGGCACCCCTTCCACCTGCTGCCCATAGAGCTGGCCCAACAGTCCACTGGCGCAGGCACGGCCTTTTTGCGCTGGCGCAGGCACGACAGGTCAGCCATGGGCGTGGCGCTGTGGCAGGAACTGATCGCCAGCACCAGCACGCCCGTCAACTTGCTGGCCGATCTGCACGCGATCGAGCTTCAGCGCATCACGTTGAACATGCAGATCAGCCTGCTGCACACCCTGGGCAGGCAGGCGCAGGAATGCGCCAGCAAGGCCAGCGAAGCGGATGCCGCCTATCTGCGTCGGCTCACGTCCCTCCCCGCCGCGATGCGCGATTGATGACTGCGCCAGGCATTCCTGCACGCGCCTGGGGCCGGAGAGGCACGGGCATTTCAACCACAACGGAGATTGCATCATGAGCACGCATTTTTCTGGCGAAGGCAACATCGGCTCGCCACCGGAATATCGCGAATTCCCCAATGGCAACGACGAGCCCAGCCGCCTCCTGCGCCTGAACGTCTATTTCGATAACCCCGTTCCCAAGAAGGACGGTTCTTTCGACGATCGCGGAGGCTTTTGGGCGCCCGTCGAACTCTGGCACCGCGATGCCGAGCACTGGAAGGATCTGTACCAGAAAGGCATGCGCGTGCTGGTCGTCGGCCGCATGGAGCGTGAATCTTGGACGGACAACGAGGATCAGCCACGCGAAACCTGGCAGATCAACGCGCGTAGCGTCGGCATCCTGCCGTACCGCATTGAGTCCGTGACCCTTAGCCCGAAGCACCAAGAGGCAGAGACGAAGCCCCAAGCCGCCCAGGAAACGACTGCGACGAAAGAGGCGAAACGTAGGAAATGACCCTGCATGGAGGGCGAACGCCGCAGTGCTCCGCCCTCCTCCGCTCGCCACAAATTATCCCCAGGGGATAGCTCCACCTACGTCCACCGAAGTCCACGCCCTCCCGTATACCTCGGCTCCCTGCCCGCGCACTTCCAGCTACGCGTCTTTCTCCAAAGCGATTTCATCCTCCGTGAAAGCGGTCGCCGCAGCATGCGGCTTGTTTGCTGCTGCTCTTGGCAGCGCTCGGCATCCTCGATTCCAGCAACTCAATGAACCACGGAAATCGAGCGGACGGACATGCGGCTGTTCTTGTGCGAGAAGCCCTCCCAGGGCAAAGACATTGGCCGGATTCTCGGCGCCACGCAGCGCCGTGAAGGCTGCCTCAGCGGTTCCGGCGTCACTGTCACTTGGTGCATCGGCCATCTCGTCGAAGCGGCACCGCCCGAAGCCTACGACGAGCAGCTCAAGCGCTGGTCCATCGAGCAGTTGCCTATCATTCCCGAGCATTGGCGGGTCGAGGTCAAACCGAAGACGGCCACGCAATTCAAAGTCGTCAAAGCGCTCCTGGCGAAGGCGACCCAACTGGTCATTGCTACGGACGCCGACCGCGAGGGCGAACTCATCGCCCGCGAAGTTATCGACCTGTGCGGCTATCGTGGACCTATAGAACGGCTCTGGCTGTCAGCCCTCAACGATACGTCCATTCGCACCGCGCTCGGT of Xanthomonas translucens pv. cerealis contains these proteins:
- a CDS encoding ParB family protein, encoding MAEISSQDMAGKLLAAGFERCGPSVTALSDPIADTPMVVTLDQLRPYDHDPRMKRNPAYEEIKASIRERGLDAAPAITRRPGDEHYIIRNGGNTRLAILRELWTETKDERFFRISCLFRPWPARGEIVALTGHLAENELRGGLTFIERALGVEKAREFYEEESGATLSQSELARRLAADGYPVQQSHISRMADAVRYLLPAIPTVLYGGLGRHQVERLSVMRKACERTWQYYAKSRSLPLNFDNFFQEVLSQFDIQADEFAPQRVQDELIGQMSELLGVNYDVLALDLNESESRHRALVSQPTPPSAPPALPEPGAIARPPVEPAPSTDTPSPPTTRSAGDPITCENDTDAGKASAGNPAAAAGELLQDHIVSPAPTTERLQSIQRMIAEQLGDAVPPDFSANVLQSIPVQAGGLYPISDVWYIEPGLDAPDRLRIHIAQFAREIAGEADLDEFIEDRPDGIGFACRAQAPWQLEHAVLALLGSLAGQQPADAGPNEQLVTDLPTLLHGQGDFTRRLSDTALVKLFRLLRLARRLLDLEAGATAPDS
- a CDS encoding DUF2857 domain-containing protein; translated protein: MSAPHPLNQAVIAQALYDLRNGQLRRCKSMGFGEEELDALKHPVLISVLANASVSWCSVTVNREVLLRLLKQAKDVEKEIATVDRMLRLAASTEMVSRFYGLTHQEVALRREVLGLPKRKGRHAVLDEAQDTELWRQWKAVTSSRHVDMEDESSILDAAMDLAEAMSLPLSVVWATIKNWIDQGLG
- a CDS encoding STY4528 family pathogenicity island replication protein, with product MAVDDATSRAPRKGPVALADLFDSALKDLTPKISEPASARTSGDGFLFSGNRHESVPRRLFLDRRLTPLERNAWQVFRMMLNEDGVTAFPTYEQLRPWLASTPCAGQASHETVARALTLLRLTRWLSLVRRRRDPKTGRILGNLYVLHDEPLTPFEAIQLDADYLELVSQSLSHSAKAVQMVGLNTLKEIAEDPLLSGRTLPSRLQVLAERLAQQGIAVCESYPQEDATHDSEEGASSLLRNGEHHSSESEAGLNSRHDGTLRNPKQDRTVRSKSNNKIRTTAHEGERVRGTPDVRMPDRFLALKEEQQAGALVALQQVDASLRQAVLDEWADRCRGSTIRNPAGYLFGIIQRAIRGEFNAWAKQAEMASLAPPPACNEPPVAPRNVVPTEVARQNIEQLRDLLRKA
- a CDS encoding PFL_4669 family integrating conjugative element protein, with product MATNEPLQLNLGSLRSAMSLTLHTHHASRIWHGRAAAEGRPGIVGLNGYIAVMNKMKRGSEQDDPYSDWWMLRIEEKLDQTKTTLQSLREQVDQALAGVPAALSLGENLNVQPVKLPLFVNAQLGFAAVYLLADYDDIARKLILAHHTALIDRSTLERWLNEGAHALRSLFSLAQQYRYSGCTRDDFAAKNAAARVALEKFGELPQDVLEGTRRSKFSPPIVRRGLQQRGDSAAAAAPPTDESTAADPAEASTVEDEQA
- a CDS encoding DUF3158 family protein; translated protein: MSDTNREPRYFRGLEQPAFMRLEHAASLKGLLKPFKGKGDFETWASQCFAMRDEVIALAQRQVLPQACGHPFHLLPIELAQQSTGAGTAFLRWRRHDRSAMGVALWQELIASTSTPVNLLADLHAIELQRITLNMQISLLHTLGRQAQECASKASEADAAYLRRLTSLPAAMRD
- a CDS encoding single-stranded DNA-binding protein, with the translated sequence MSTHFSGEGNIGSPPEYREFPNGNDEPSRLLRLNVYFDNPVPKKDGSFDDRGGFWAPVELWHRDAEHWKDLYQKGMRVLVVGRMERESWTDNEDQPRETWQINARSVGILPYRIESVTLSPKHQEAETKPQAAQETTATKEAKRRK